The genomic region TGGTTGATGGAGACCTGGTCGCTGGTGTGGATGTCGGCGGCACCAATTTGCGGGTGGCGATTGCTCGTGCGGAAGACCCGGCCCGGTTCCTGGCGCATCGCGCGGGCCCGATGCCTACCCCGGCGACGCCGGAGGCCTGCGTTGCCCTGATTGGCCTCTTCCTGGACACCTGCTGCGCCGAGGCCGGCGTCGAGCGCCGGCGGGTGGCCGCCGTGGCCTCCACCGTGCCGGGGATCACCGACGACGGCCGCG from Rhodothermales bacterium harbors:
- a CDS encoding ROK family protein, whose protein sequence is MVDGDLVAGVDVGGTNLRVAIARAEDPARFLAHRAGPMPTPATPEACVALIGLFLDTCCAEAGVERRRVAAVASTVPGITDDGRGTTLIVTNLPGWDNYPFAALLASGLGIEAYIENDVNAAALAEYFYGVGAGAH